The genomic DNA TGATCTAGGTCGCGAAAAATTTATTGATCAAGTATGGGAATGGAAAGAAGAATATGCCGGTCATATCCGTGAACAATGGGCAAAAATGGGTTTATCTTTGGATTATAGCCGTGAACGCTTCACCTTAGATGATGGCTTGTCTGAAGCTGTTCGTAAAGTATTCGTTAGCCTATACGAAAAAGAGTTGATCTATCGTGGCGAATACATCATCAATTGGGACCCACAAGCACGCACAGCTCTTTCTGATATCGAAGTGATCCACAAAGAAATCGAAGGTGCCTTTTATCATATGAGCTATGAATTGGCTGATGGTTCAGGTGTGGTGGAAATTGCAACGACTCGTCCAGAAACGATGCTTGGTGATACGGCGATCGCTGTTCATCCAGAAGATGAGCGTTACCAAGCATTGATTGGTAAAAAAGTCATTTTACCACTAGTGAATAAAGAAATACCGATCATAGCAGATGAATATGTCGACATGGAATTTGGAACAGGGGTTGTAAAAATCACGCCCGCACATGACCCAAATGACTTTGAAGTCGGTAACCGTCATGACCTCCCACGAGTGAATGTCATGAATGAAGATGGCACGATGAATGAATTGGCAGGTAAATATCAAGGAATGGACCGTTTTGCAGCACGTAAAGCGATCGTTGCGGATCTAAAAGAACTTGGGCGTCTGATCAAAATCGAAACGATGATCCACAATGTAGGCCATTCTGAGCGTACAGGGGTAGTTGTTGAACCTCGTTTATCAACACAATGGTTTGTAAAAATGGCACCTTTAGCTGAAAAGGCGATCCAAAATCAAGAAACTGATGATGCAGTTGAGTTTTTCCCACCACGTTTCAACCAAACCTTCTTACGCTGGATGGAAAATGTTCATGACTGGGTAATCTCACGTCAACTATGGTGGGGACATCAGATCCCTGCGTGGTATCATAAGGAAACTGGTGAAATGTACGTGGGCATGGAAGCACCAGCAGACAGTGAAAACTGGTTACAAGATCCCGATGTGTTGGATACTTGGTTCAGTTCAGCGCTATGGCCTTTTTCAACAATGGGCTGGCCTGACGAAGACAATGAAGATTACCAACGTTACTTCCCAACAAGTACATTAGTAACAGGTTATGATATCATCTTTTTCTGGGTAAGCCGAATGATTTTCCAAAGCTTGGAATTTACAGAACGTCGTCCATTTGAGAATGTACTGATCCATGGATTGATTCGTGATGAACAAGGACGCAAGATGAGTAAATCTCTTGGAAATGGGATCGATCCAATGGAAGTCATTGAAAAATACGGTGCTGATGCGTTACGCTGGTTCTTATCCAATGGTTCAGCACCAGGACAAGACGTACGTTTTAGTTACGAAAAAATGGATGCTTCTTGGAACTTCATCAATAAAATCTGGAACGCTTCTCGTTTCGTTATCATGAATGTTGAAGGAATGACCGTAGAAGATATTGATCTTTCAGGTGAGAAAACTGTAGCCGATCGTTGGATTTTGACACGTTTGAATGAAACAATCGCTAAAGTGACTGACTTATTTGAACAATTTGAATTTGGTGAGGCAGGTCGCCAATTGTATAACTTTATCTGGGATGATTTCTGTGACTGGTACATCGAGATGAGTAAAGAAACACTTTACGGTGAGGATGAAGTAGCGAAACAAACCAACCGTAGTATTCTTATCCATACGTTGGATCAGATCTTACGCTTATTGCATCCGATCATGCCATTTGTCACAGAAGAAATCTGGCAACACATCCCTCATAAAGGCACATCTTTAGTAGTTGCTGACTATCCAGTCGTGCAACCGGAATACGATGATGAAGCTGCTTCAAAAGGGATGGAAGTACTGAAAGAATTGATTCGTTCTGTACGTAATATCCGTTCTGAAGTGAATACACCATTATCAAAACCAATCACGTTACTGATCAAAACAAATGATCCGAAGATCGATCAATTCTTAAATGAAAACACTAGCTATATCGAGCGCTTCTGTAATCCAGAAGAGTTGACGATCTCAAGTGACGTAACTGCACCGGATCTAGCAATGTCAGCGGTCTTGACTGGCGCAGAAATCTTCTTACCTTTAGCAGGGCTGATCAACATTGAAGAAGAAATCCAACGTTTAGAAAAAGAACTAGCAAAATGGACAGGCGAAGTGAAACGTGTACAAGGAAAATTAAGTAATGAGCGTTTTGTATCGAATGCACCGGATGATGTAGTTGAAGCAGAGCGTGCAAAAGAAAAAGATTATTTAGAAAAACAAGCAGCTGTCAATGAACGTATTGCGCAATTAAAATCAATCAAATAAAACGAAAGGGAGAGGTGACGGAAGTTGCCTCTCTTTTTTAAGTAAAAAGAGTTCTTCTGGATTTCATTGTTTCCTACGTAAGCTTTTTTGTTATAATGAAGAGGAATGGGGGGATAGTAACGTGAAAATCGAAGAAGCAATCAATTGGATCCATAGCCGATTACCATTTGGCTCACGTCCTGGATTAGACAGAGTAGAGGCCTTATTAGAGGTAGTCGGACACCCAGAAGAAAAAGTCAAAACGATCCATATTGCAGGGACGAATGGCAAAGGTTCAACAGTGACTTATTTAAGATATTTATTAGAAGAAGCCGGCTTGACAGTCGGAACATTTACCTCCCCATATATCGAATCCTTCAATGAGCGCATTTCGATCAATGGACAAGGCATTCCTGATGAATCATTGATTCGACTAGTAAAGAAATATCAACCGCTAGTTGAGCAGATGGATCAATTTGAAGCAGTAGCTGGCATTACCGAATTTGAAACGTTGACTGCTATGGCATTTGATTATTTCTTGGAAGAACAAGTGGACGTCGCGATCATTGAAGTGGGATTGGGTGGTTTACTCGACTCAACAAACGTAGCGAAACCTTTGTTGACGGGTATCACAACGATTGGTATGGATCATACAGATATTTTGGGCGACACGATCGAAGAAATCGCTGCTCAAAAAGCAGGGATCATCAAACAAAATGTGCCACTGGTCACTGGAAATATCGTACCTGAAGCCTTGGCAGTGATCGAAAAACAAGCAAAATTAAAAAATGCTACACAACACGCATGGGGAGAGGCTTACACAGTCAGTTACAAACATCCGGCAGAAGAGTGGGGCGAAATTTTTTCATTCCAAAATGAGTTTGGCAAAATCCCTAAGTTGACGATCCATATGATCGGGAGACATCAAGTTGAAAATGCGGGTATGGCGATTGAAATGTATCAAATCTATTGTGGACGGATGAATCTTCCATTCCGTGAAAAAGACGTGATCAATGGCTTGAAAAAGGCGCAATGGCCAGGTCGTATGGAACGATTAAGTGAAGAACCCTTAGTGATTTTAGATGGGGCGCATAATACCCATGCGATGGCACGCTTAGTCCAAAATCTTAAACAAGAATTCAAAGGCTATCATGTCCATCTTTTGTTCTCTGCTTTACGAACAAAAGAGGTTGATAAAATGTTACACCAATTACAAGAAGTACCAGATGCAACAATCTACGTCACTACTTTTGATTATCCTAAAGCAATCGAGTTGTCGGATATCCAAGCAACGACTGATGAGAAAGTTACGATTGTTTCAATGTGGCAATTTGGGCTTGCAGAGATCTTGGAGAAGATGACGGCTGAGGATGTTCTTGTAGTGACAGGTTCACTCTATTTTATTTCGGAAGTGCGACGTTTGCTTGTACAGTTGGGAGGAAAAAATGAAAGTTAATGCAGTGATTTTTGATATGGATGGCTTATTATTTGATACAGAGATCGTTTATTATGAGGCATCCCAAACAGTAGCCGATCGGATGGGGTTTCCCTATGACAAAGAGCTTTACTTGCGATTTTTAGGCGTTTCTGATGAAGAAGTTTGGGCGAACTACCATACTATTTTTTCAAGCTTTGGTCGAGAAACTGTCCAAAAATTTATCGACGATTCCTATCAAGAAACGCTTGATCGTTTTGCTTCAGGTCAAGTTGAATTAAAACCAGGTGTTTTAGAATTCTTGAACTTTTTGGAAGAAAAAGATATCCCAAAAGTAGTCGCATCAAGTAATCAGCGACATGTCATTGAACTGTTGCTAGAAAAAAATAATCTACGTCATCGTTTTGATACGATCGTCTCAGCTGAAAATGTCAAACGTGCAAAACCAGATCCAGAAATCTTTTTACATGCCCATGCGTTTTTAGGTACTGAAAAAGCGGAGACATTGATATTAGAAGATTCACAAAATGGGGTATTAGCAGCGTATGGTGCAGGAATTCCAGTAATCATGGTGCCAGATTTACTAGCACCTTCTGATGAATTAGCCGCTAAGACAACAGCGATTGTTTCTTCACTTCACGAAGTTCCGGCATTGATCAAATAAAAATAAAATAAATATCCTCCTTTTCCGTATCTTATTTTGAGCGCACGGGAAAGGAGGTTTTTTATGGAAAAAAATTTGCTTCAAACAGTACCCGCTACGTCTCTACCAAGGGAGAGGATGGAGACTTATGGAGAGGATGCGTTATCAGATCAAGAGCTTTTAGCCATTTTGCTTCGGACTGGTCAGCATCCGTATAATGTATTAGAAGTTGCGGGTACGTTATTGAAGAAATTTGGTGGTTTAGCGCTCTTGAGACAAGCAACACTAGCAGAATTAGAAGCGGTTCGTGGGATTGGTCGGGTCAAAGCCTTAGAGATCAAAGCATTGATCGAGCTGGGTCGACGGATACAAGTCGATCAGTTGCGTCAAACGACGACTGTCCATGCGAGTTATGAATTGGCAAAAGAATTGATCCTAGAACTAAAAGATCAAAAACAAGAACATTTAGTTTGCATCTATCTCGATACCAAAAATCAAATCTTACTAAAGAAAACCTTGTTCATCGGGTCATTGGATCAGACAATCGCACATCCACGTGAAGTGTTCCATTACGCAGTCCGCTATTCAGCAGCACGGCTTGTACTTGCTCATAATCATCGTGAGACACGTTCGTAATTGAAAAGATTACGCACGTCCTCTCAGAAATAAGAGAGTCGTGAACTCTTTGCTTGATAGGTGAAATGAAGGAGTAACGTCCTGAAGCGCTTACTCTGATACTCCGACATGCGTCATTTCATATATTGGGAATGAGGTGTGAATCTCGGTGAAGTCGGCTGAAAGATACCGTCTGTTGATTAAAATAGTGAACTGCAACGAAATCTCTCTAGCGGTAGAGGGTGTATCTGATAGGTCGGGAGTCGTTAAACTTGATAAGGTGAGAATGTGGTGAAACACTGACGAACCAGCGAATGAAATATCCATAAGTGGCGAATACCTAGAAATGGGTAAGGCTAACAGTAGGTTAGTTATGTTCCGTGGGCGAGTACCTATGGTGGTTCCGAAAGCTCCATGCACAGTTACAGGCTGTGGAGAGAACATTGGGTAAGAGTTGGCACCTAAGTCAAGACATAAGATAAAGCAAAGGGAACGTGGAAAGCTGTCATCGTGGAGAGAGTATACTCAATGAAGCGATTTTAAGGGGAATCATAAAGAGGAAACTTAAATTTGTGGCAGTGAGAGTGGAGGCACGAGCGAAGAAATTTCTGTAATGGAGATGGAGCAACAGCCTCTAGCCGTTAGTTTGATATACTTCAACTCAGTCATAGCAAAGGATTCTGGTATGACTCAAAAGGTCACGTACCTATAAGGAGCGTGATAGACCTTGAAAGAAAGTTTTAAGAAGATCCCTAGAATGAAAAACACACGGTTACGCCATGCGGAATATTATGGTATGACCGAAGTCTTCGATTCAATCTATGAGCGAAGTAATAAGGGCGAAAAATTTAAAAACTTGATGACGATCATCACCTCAACAGATAATATTCTTCTAGCCTATCGAAATATCAAACGTAATAATGGTAGTGCGACACCTGGAATAGATAAGGTGACTATCTACGATATCGAGAAGCTGGATACAGAGGAGTTTGTCAACAAAGTCAGGAAACGTTTCACTCATTACAATCCTCGAAAAGTAAAACGAGTAGAGATTCCCAAGCCGAATGGGAAAACC from Enterococcus mundtii includes the following:
- a CDS encoding valine--tRNA ligase, which produces MTEEKNLSTKYNPQEVEAGRYQNWLDEDLFKPSGDKKAKPYSIVIPPPNVTGKLHLGHAWDTTLQDMLIRQKRMQGYDTLWLPGMDHAGIATQAKVEEKLREQGVSRYDLGREKFIDQVWEWKEEYAGHIREQWAKMGLSLDYSRERFTLDDGLSEAVRKVFVSLYEKELIYRGEYIINWDPQARTALSDIEVIHKEIEGAFYHMSYELADGSGVVEIATTRPETMLGDTAIAVHPEDERYQALIGKKVILPLVNKEIPIIADEYVDMEFGTGVVKITPAHDPNDFEVGNRHDLPRVNVMNEDGTMNELAGKYQGMDRFAARKAIVADLKELGRLIKIETMIHNVGHSERTGVVVEPRLSTQWFVKMAPLAEKAIQNQETDDAVEFFPPRFNQTFLRWMENVHDWVISRQLWWGHQIPAWYHKETGEMYVGMEAPADSENWLQDPDVLDTWFSSALWPFSTMGWPDEDNEDYQRYFPTSTLVTGYDIIFFWVSRMIFQSLEFTERRPFENVLIHGLIRDEQGRKMSKSLGNGIDPMEVIEKYGADALRWFLSNGSAPGQDVRFSYEKMDASWNFINKIWNASRFVIMNVEGMTVEDIDLSGEKTVADRWILTRLNETIAKVTDLFEQFEFGEAGRQLYNFIWDDFCDWYIEMSKETLYGEDEVAKQTNRSILIHTLDQILRLLHPIMPFVTEEIWQHIPHKGTSLVVADYPVVQPEYDDEAASKGMEVLKELIRSVRNIRSEVNTPLSKPITLLIKTNDPKIDQFLNENTSYIERFCNPEELTISSDVTAPDLAMSAVLTGAEIFLPLAGLINIEEEIQRLEKELAKWTGEVKRVQGKLSNERFVSNAPDDVVEAERAKEKDYLEKQAAVNERIAQLKSIK
- a CDS encoding bifunctional folylpolyglutamate synthase/dihydrofolate synthase: MKIEEAINWIHSRLPFGSRPGLDRVEALLEVVGHPEEKVKTIHIAGTNGKGSTVTYLRYLLEEAGLTVGTFTSPYIESFNERISINGQGIPDESLIRLVKKYQPLVEQMDQFEAVAGITEFETLTAMAFDYFLEEQVDVAIIEVGLGGLLDSTNVAKPLLTGITTIGMDHTDILGDTIEEIAAQKAGIIKQNVPLVTGNIVPEALAVIEKQAKLKNATQHAWGEAYTVSYKHPAEEWGEIFSFQNEFGKIPKLTIHMIGRHQVENAGMAIEMYQIYCGRMNLPFREKDVINGLKKAQWPGRMERLSEEPLVILDGAHNTHAMARLVQNLKQEFKGYHVHLLFSALRTKEVDKMLHQLQEVPDATIYVTTFDYPKAIELSDIQATTDEKVTIVSMWQFGLAEILEKMTAEDVLVVTGSLYFISEVRRLLVQLGGKNES
- a CDS encoding HAD family hydrolase translates to MKVNAVIFDMDGLLFDTEIVYYEASQTVADRMGFPYDKELYLRFLGVSDEEVWANYHTIFSSFGRETVQKFIDDSYQETLDRFASGQVELKPGVLEFLNFLEEKDIPKVVASSNQRHVIELLLEKNNLRHRFDTIVSAENVKRAKPDPEIFLHAHAFLGTEKAETLILEDSQNGVLAAYGAGIPVIMVPDLLAPSDELAAKTTAIVSSLHEVPALIK